A region of the Struthio camelus isolate bStrCam1 chromosome 4, bStrCam1.hap1, whole genome shotgun sequence genome:
CCTGTTTCAAATGGCTTATCTTAGACTTCCTATGTATCTGTCTTTTCTAGCCTGCATGTTACAAGTATGGTCTGCCTGGATGTCCGAGGAACGACGATCCAGTTTGTGGGACTGATGGAGAGACCTACTCGAACGAGTGTGTGCTCTGTGAATCAAACAGGTAGTCACCCCATTAACATCCTGACCTTCCCTTCCatgtggcttcctttgcaagtAAAATATTCACCCTCTCATCCCTATTAACTGAAAGGTTAGTGGGTTTGGATCATTCACAGTCTGTTAAACTGCAGTGTTAATATTATCCTCTCAAATGTCAATCCCTTGCAGCAGTTTTTACCGTGATACCTGTAAATGGCTTAGATTGTGTTCAGTTAGCTGGTAGTACTGAATATTCATTTTTACAATCCTCAAGGAGGAGCATCTCGGAGAGGGTTTAAGCCTGTAGTTTTGTTCAGTGGCCCTTTAGCATTAAATGTAATTCCAGACTTTCTAGGCCTTCTATCAGAGACTCATGGAACAATGAAAGATCCCACCTAGATGTGGAGTGCAGCTTTTACTACAAAATGTTTACTTCAAGATCCAATATCTTGTACTTGTTTTCACAGGGAGGAGTGAGAATGCCAAATATTaggagaaaatactgttttcctatTCGGGTTGTTTAAACatcaaaaataagttttcctaATATTGGATggaggatattttattttttcataatttcattAGTTGTTAAAATTTGTAAGCAAAGAAAATCAGTACTTAATAGGCATTGTTACCCCCAATTATGACAGTCTGGAGACCTATATAGTACATCCTCTCAGTACAAATGGAGAGGAACTGCTTGTGAATTAGATGGTGAAAGGCAATTTACATTAAAATGATCATGAAATTAGAATAGAGTTCCTGTttctaacaaaaggaaaaagaatagcagAACAGCAGTGATGGATATTTACAAAATTACAGATCAACATGTTTCTACAAAGGGAAGGCTGAAATAACTGTTTCTgacttcagaggggaaaaaaaaggttaactGTGACCAGAGGCTTTACACAATTCAAATGATCTAAATAGAATATAGGCCAGAATAAGGGAAGAATGTGTCAAAGTATATTTAGAGGTAAGCAGATCTGCAGAGCTTGATAAACATTTACACTAGAGTACTTCACAAACTACCCAAACAACCAACAAATCACAAGGAAGtttggaaaagctttggaaatTCCACGGAATCAACAGGCACACGTTCACATCtgtgaaaaggggagaaaagaggtgcTAGCGTGTTACGTATTGGTAACCTACCCGTCTTTGCTAGCCTACAAGGATGCTGGAGTCAGTTATTGAGAATGACTTAAGAATTCTTAAGAATTACTACGAAAAGACAGCCAGAGAAGACGACGACAGTAAGTAAAAGCCAACACAGATTTGTCAAGAGTAATCCGATCAAATCGATGAGATTTACTTTTTTGGCAAGATAACCGGCCCTGAAATTATGAGGCATTTTACATAGCTCCACTTGGCATTCACATAAGTAGACAAATAGTTATTCAGCTAAAATTGTTAAAGGATGAAGACAGCAGTGTGAAATGCTCAGGTTAAACAGCAGCAATCAGTATCTTGCAATCAAACTGCAAAGAGCTATTAAGCAGGGTCTCCCTTGGGTGCAAGATATATAATTCCATCTTTTTGTAATGCATTGGATGTTGGAGTAGAGATAGTAAAAATTTGCAAAAGGGCAACGATCCTTACAGCACAGTATCAGAATTCCCAGGGatctggagaaaagggctgaaatCTATACAGTAACAGCCAAAGACAAGCGCCAAGTATCACACTTAGGGACTGCAAATCCAAGTGGTGAAGATCTGAGCAGGGGAGTGTCTCATGATCTGAACAAGTCAGCAAGGGGATGCTACTGCAAAAAGGGAGGGGGTTTTTGGAGATGTATTAGTTGAAGAGCTGTTTGTAAGATATGGCAGTAATTTGTTCTCCTCATTGCCATTGCGTTCTCCACGGGGATCCTGTATCAAGTTTTGAGGAAGATGCAGACAAAGTGGAAGGAGTCAGGAGGGGAGCATCAGAAATGATAAAAGGTCAAGACATGAGGAACAGCTGAACAGGGAGGATGGGACAGAGCCTGAAAGGCTGGCAGAGAGAATACTTATTGACCACTGTCACTGTCTGCACCAAGGGCCAGGACAGGACGTAACTGGTTGAATTTGAGCTAGGTAGATGGAAAGAAAGTCTCTGTATTTAGAAGGAAGAGTGGAGAAGCTGTGGAGCAGATGTCgtaataagttttttttaattgctttgctgGATATTTTTAAGTTGATGAAATTATATTTGATCCTTTCTCAGAGCAGAATGATAGGCTTTGAGATCCAGCCTTATATTTCTAGGATTTATTTCTTATGCTTGATCCCTCAATTTCAAATGACTGCATGCTAGACTTTGGTGCTGCACAGAACACAGAGAGATCCCTAGGCAAAACCCTGCTATTTCTTACCATTTATTTCCTTAAGTGATCCATGATATGGCTTATGTCTTACACTAAACGTACACGTTTTGTGTGAAATGTGCAACGCAGGATTTAAGCCAGTTATACACAAGATGGATTTCAGCTTAACCATcattttttgctgctctttttaaATGCTCAGAAACATGTATTTTGTTCTGAAGGGACACAGGGTGATCAGGTACTATCCTCATTTTTTTtcgttaatgatttttttaatgattcagTAGTTGACCTACCCAGTGGCTTTCCAGTGCAGTCTGGAGAGAGGGCTTTGTTTTAAGTGCTTGACTTAGCATGAACAGAACAAGGACGGAACACTCTGTCTTACTGgaagaatttcagttttgaaaagctgTGTTCATGGTCATAAGCAATGGTCATTTCACTTTAGGGAGTGCACTATACAGTTCGTCACACTCCTTAGGAAGGGAGAACAGAGAGATCTTTCTGCCCCTCTTAACAAGCTACATGCACAGTAATTACCTGGATATTTCGTGGAATGGGCTGACTTAGAAACAGATATACAGCTGTATGCCATAGTGAATTGCAAACAAATAGCTCTGAATTAATTCTGGTGATTCTCAACAGTCAGCTCGCTGGTCACTTCCAACCCGTTTAAGCCCATTAAAGAACTTTTAAAGTGGAGCTGTCCTTCCCTGATGGCTAAGACAGTACTGACCACTGGCTCTTCTAGCTGTGCAAGACCATGTGGGCTCTTGggggctggagccaagcagcacctggagagcccCATGTGCTGCAGAGCATCAGAGTACTGCAGGAGATGTTGTCATGGACCAGGCACAGCAACGTGGGATACCTAGGGTGGAGGTGCAACACAAAGCTATTTCATCCTGATTCTGCAGTGCTACACTTTAAGACTGCtggtctttatttatttgtttgtttgtttgtttttaatgcttagATCTAATCCATTCTGGAACAGGTACTCCAATGCAAATCTCAGGTCTCTTCTACACTTACTGTTCACTAGCAGTGGTAACAGCTGATCTTAATTCAAACCCAGCCTGGCAGCACCACAAGCCCTTTGGAAATAAGACACAGCAGTTTGAGCCATACTCTGCAGGATATGGCATAAAGGCTGCCTCCTTCAGCTGGGCTTTTCCTTACATCCCCTAGGCATATGTGCTTCTAACAGAATCCTTGGTTTTTCCCTCCATCTTAAGCTGCCCCACCTCCTTCTTGTAAAAGATCTCTGATTGAACTGCTATGACAGATCCTCCCTACTTTTGGGTAATCATAAGCCACCAGAATTGCATGAGAAGTAAAGATCTTGTGCATGATCTGATTCTATTAAGATACAGAGGTGAACTGAAGATCTAGGACAGTTTGCATTATACCACTTTCTTCCTGTATCTGCACTTGCTTGGTAAACTGAGATTTGTAAATGGAGCACACCAAACTACCATGTACAGGACTTCCAAAAGAAGTCTAACATTCCCAAACCAAGGGAGAGTTGGCTAAAATTTTCTTAAGATTCCAACATTCAGAGACCCTCCCACACTCAAAAATGCAGAGCTGTACCAGGATACACACCTTTCCCACTGCATTCCcaaatgaaaggggaaaatattGTAAGCATTAGAACTGTTTCCCACTTGAGGGCCTGTGGAGCATGTCTTGTATTAGTGCTTTGTAATTAACACTTTATCCCTCATTGTGACATTTCTGTCCTGTGATTTCATACTTCCCAGATTTGCAGATGACTTTACCAGGTTTTCATAGGTAACAAAGTCTCAAGTGAGGTTGTTTCTGGTAAGCTGCTTGCTCTGTGCGTGTGATTCATAAAGCTGTACATCACAGTTACTTTGCAATAAGGTTTGCTGAGAACATCATTGCAGTCCATTGAACACAAAGAATTGGAAGAGGTCACTGTGTAAAATGTCTGTTAAATTCAAGTGGAGCGCtcctcttctaaaatatttttgttctgccttgcagagaaaataaaaaggatgtcCAAATTTTCAAGAAGGGAAGTTGCTGATATGACAGATGGAGACTTTTAAGAAAATGAGAAGGCAACACAAGCCAATTCAAATGGAAATATTGTCTTAAATATACCTTCTACATACCCAGTCTTAATAAATAAGCTTGCCTGTTTGAACAGACTTGAGTGTTGTTACTGTATTAAAACCAGTGTGCTTATAAAAGTAGCTGTAGTATATTTATCATTTGAAACCCAATGTATTCTCTGCTGTAGGGCAGAGcacagggcaggaaaaaaagtgtCCCAACTATATACCAGTAACCGTCAGTTACttggagaaagaaatggaaacgcACCTAGTGCCGTTGCCACAGCACCACCCCTGGAGCAAGGCAGTCGGCCCCCGGGCGGTGCTGAGGCAGCAGCCGCTAGTGGTTTCTAGCAGGACCCGAGCCCATAGGCACCAACAACCACATGAGCGGTTTCCCATATAGGCTACCAAACTCCCGATGGTGGCGCCCGGCCATTTAACCAGTCTTTCCCTGGGGCTCCTCACCCACAGCCACGGCCCTGGCGGAGGACAGCGACTCGCGTACCAGCCCCCTCCCCGTAACGGCTGTTTTGGACCGTTGCAGGAGCTGAGGCGGgaggcgtccccccccccccccccccagtaacgGCTGTGTTGGACCGTTGCAGGAGGTGGGGCGGGAGgcgtctcctccccacctccccaccctAGTAACGGTTGTGTTGGACCGTTGCAGGAGGTGGGACGGGAGgcgtctcctccccacctccccaccctAGTAACGGCTGTGTTGGACCGTTGCAGGAGGTGGGGCGGGAGgcgtctcctccccacctccccaccctAGTAACGGCTGTGTTGGACCGTTGCAAGAGCTGAGGCGGGAGgcgtcccctctcccctccccccgcccagtAACGGTTGTGTTGGACCGTTGCAGGAGCTGAGGCGGGAGgcgtctcctccccacctcccccccccccagtaacgGCTGTGTTGGACCGTTGCAGGAGCTGAGGCGGGAGgcgtctcctccccacctccccaccctAGTAACGGCTGTGTTGGACCGTTGCAGGAGCTGAGACGGGAGgcgtctcctccctccccccccccccagtaacgGCTGTGTTGGACCGTTGCAGGAGCTGAGGCGGGAGgcgtcccctctcccctccccccgcccagtAACGGCTGTGTTGGACCGTTGCAGGAGCTGAGGCGGGAGgtgtctcctccctcccccccctcggTAACGGCTGTGTTGGACCGTTGCAGGAGGTGGGGCGGGGTGCGAGCGGGCGCTGCCTGACTGCGGTCCCCTCTTAGCGAGCCCGTCCCTGAGGGGCTGCCGTTGCAGCGGTACCTCCCCGTTTCGTTGGCCGTCAGGGTCACCGGCCTGTCAGCGGAGTAACTTCCCGCGGCAAAAAATCAAAGTACAATTGGAAAAATAAAGACTCATGTAAATAAGAGCGTGCCTCAGagtgcctctgcagcaccttccGTTGCGGAGGACCCGGGTCCTTCCCCAAAAGGCAAACCGGGGTTGCAAGTTCTTTATTTCCCCACTCGTTTTGCAAATGATACAAAAGGGCAAGTAGCGTTCCTTGCTTTTGTTCCCTTCTGCCAAAATACCTTTGTTGTCTACACCTCGAATGGCAGTGAAAGGTATTTGGTCTGTGTTATGGTGCTTTAGTGCTGTAAGGATGGCCTCCACCTTTGATCACAGTGAAACGGTGTCAGCTGTAATCCCAGCTCCCGATAATGGCTTTGTCTGGCATTAGCGGGCAGGAGCAGTGCAGGCGTACAGCACACTTTGTAAGCCTGATGAATGTTAACAGGTCAGTGACTTCAGTTTTGACAAAACGATAATGCCTTCGGCttacagttcttttaaaaagGTCAATGCTATCCTTATGCGCCAGCCCGTTCCTTTTTTCATTCCCTTAGCGCAAGAATAATCACTGAAAAGAGTTACTTGACATGTGGTGCAACTGGAGGACTGGAAACTTAAGGATAAAGTGGTTGCAATGAGACAAGAAGGCATGGATGGCAAAGAAAGATGGGGC
Encoded here:
- the SPINK2 gene encoding serine protease inhibitor Kazal-type 2, coding for MAVPVPVLVLLPAVLAGLISLPSTAASVPPACYKYGLPGCPRNDDPVCGTDGETYSNECVLCESNRENKKDVQIFKKGSC